Sequence from the Hallerella porci genome:
CTTTGCATAAAATCGGGCGCGAAAAATCATCGGTTTTAACTTTTCCGCTCCACATTTGCATTTCTTTCATGATATTAAAAATGCCGTTGGCTAAGCGTTCGCATATTTTATAATTGATGCGTTGTCCGACGCCCATTTCGGCGACTAAGCATTTTGTGCCCGTCGAATTTAACGAATACGCTAAAGTCGATTCCAAAACGGTTGCAGCATCGTGCACCCAGATAAAATCGATATTCAAATGCTTCGCGTAAGGCACGAGTTTTTCTTCGTCCAAAACATTGATGCGCACCTGCGGCGTTTCGCGCAAATATAAATTGCTCGAATGAATATCAAAAACTAAATCGGCGCCTTTCAAATCTTCGACGATTGTATAAGCGGTTTGCTCTGCCATCGTGCCGTTTTTGTTGCCCGGAAAAATGCGGTTCATATCCAAATCAAAATTCGGAATACCGCGCTGAATCGTATCGATTCCAAGCGGATTTAAAGCGGGATAAATTTCAACGCTGCCGTTTAAATTTTTGATTTCTTCGTTTAAACGTTTGGCGACTAAATAGCAAACCATTTGACCTTCGAGCTCATCGCCGTGCGTGCCTGTGACAACGCAGATGCGCTTTTTGGAATCGCCATGCTTATACACGTTTTTGCGGATAAGCAAACGTTCGTTAATCGGAAGCTCTGTCGATAAAATTGTTTTAATCATAATTCTTTAAGTGTCACCTGAATTTGAATTTTTTCATCGATTAAACCGTTGTAAATGCCGCGGCTTACCGGACAATCGGACGCATCTCTTCCGTG
This genomic interval carries:
- a CDS encoding M14 family metallopeptidase — translated: MIKTILSTELPINERLLIRKNVYKHGDSKKRICVVTGTHGDELEGQMVCYLVAKRLNEEIKNLNGSVEIYPALNPLGIDTIQRGIPNFDLDMNRIFPGNKNGTMAEQTAYTIVEDLKGADLVFDIHSSNLYLRETPQVRINVLDEEKLVPYAKHLNIDFIWVHDAATVLESTLAYSLNSTGTKCLVAEMGVGQRINYKICERLANGIFNIMKEMQMWSGKVKTDDFSRPILCKGDKVEFLNAKTSGVFISPLKCGIYVKKNQEIGLIVEPLTGNILDRVVSPIDGFLFTIRAYPIVYEGSLMARVYKISEAEKKVVMVGES